From the Deltaproteobacteria bacterium genome, the window AATCCCGGACCTGTGGCGCAGCCGAGGTCAGGCCGCGTGCCAGAAAGAGCACCTCCAGACTCCCGCGCGGCGGGATCGGAATCAACACAGGGAGAAGGCTTGGTTTCGTTCATGTTCCTCACAAGGCCGGATTTTTCCATTGCGCCGGAACGCTTCGGCGGGAAAAGGGTCAAAACCGCATAGACCCACGATGTCGGATTCTCAAGTCACCAGCGGCCGAAACTTCGCGCGGGATTATTTCAATACGAACGGCCGCAGGGTATGCGGCGATCCAGACCATTTTTAAACGCTGCCTTGCTTTATAAATCGTATTCGTCCCACGAAATCACCATCCCCGTCCCGACAGGCCCGCGCAATGCGCCCCCCGGCCGCATCCTTTCCCGATCGCGGCAGACTTTCTCCCTTGCGGGGTGGAAGAAGCGCCCCGGATTGCCCATGATCTCCCGGAATTCATCTTTTCCGGAGGTCATCCATGAATACATCCGCACAGGCCCACTGCGCGTCCGCCCGCCCCCTTGGCGCGGCCACGACCGTGGAAACGCCCAAACGCGGCATCTGGGCCCTGATGCGCCCGATCCGCCCGCGCATTCATCTGGCCATGGGCCTAGCCGCCCTGGGTGCCACGGCCGGGCTGGGCGCGGTCGCCACGCTGGCGGTCGTCCTGGGCAAGTTGCTCGCCCCGCACCCCACCCCCTGGGTCTGGGCCGTCCTGGCCATTGTCCTGACCGTGGCCAGCTTCTGCCTCATCATGCAGGCCTTTACCATTTCCCATCTGGCCGCCTTCAGACTGGAAGTCATCCTGCGCACGGATCTGGCGGACCGCCTCGCGCGGGCGCCCCTGGGCTACCTGCTGCAGGCCGGGTCCGGGGCCATCTCCAAGGTCCTGCAGGACGACGTCAAAAGCCTGCACGCCTTTGTGGCCGACACCACCCCCATGCTCGGACGAAGCTTGGCCAGCCCCGCAGTCACCCTGCTTTTGCTGCTGATCATCGACTGGCGGCTGGCCCTGCTGGCCCTGGCCCTGCTCGGCGTCGGCGCCGCAGCGGTGAGCCTGGCCATGCGCGACCATACAGAACTCCAGCGCCGCTACGACGGTGAACGGGAGCGAATCACCAACACGGTCATCGAATTCGTCCAGGCCATGCCCGTGGTGCGGACCTTTGACGACGGCACGTCGTCCTTTGGACGCTACCAAAAGGCCCTGGACGGTTTCCGGGACGTACTCGCCAAATGGCTGGAAGTGTCGAGCACCAGCGCCAAGACAAGTATCGTCATCCTCGGCCCGTTGCCGACCCTGCTGGCCCTGTCCATTGCCGGAGCACTCTTGTACGGCGGCGGCAGCCTCGACTTCCCGCATTGGGCCGCCATCCTGCTGCTGGGCGCGGGCATGGCCGAATCCCTGACGCCGCTCATGTGGCTCAATCACTTCATCCGCAAGGCCAACGCCAGCGCCCTGCGCATCCAGGAGGTGCAGGCCGCGCCCATCCTCCCCGTGTCCCAGGGCCGGCGTTTGCCGCGCGACGCCTCGGTCGCCTTCGAACAAGTGCGCTTCGCCTACGAAGGACGCACGGAAGATGCTCTGGAGAATGTCTCGTTCCAGGTGCCAAGCGGCACCGTCACCGCCCTGGTCGGGCCGTCCGGAGCCGGGAAAAGCACCGTGGCCAAGCTGATCCCCCGCTTCTGGGACGTGCGCGCCGGTTCGGTGCGCGTGGGCGACGCGGACGTGCGCGACATCCATCCCGAAGACCTCATGCGCCAGGTGGCCTTTGTCTTTCAGGACACCTTTCTCTTCCACGATTCCATTGCCGCCAACATCCGCATGGGCAAACCCGAGGCCACGGATGCCGAGGTCGAACAGGCCGCCCGCGCGGCCCAGGCCCACGACTTCATTTCCGCCCTGCCCCAGGGGTACGCCACCCAGGCCGGTGACCGGGGCACACGTCTGTCCGGAGGCCAGCGCCAACGCATCACCATCGCCCGCGCCATTCTCCAGGACTGCCCCGTGGTCGTGCTGGACGAGGCCACGGCCTTTGCCGACCCGGAAAACGAGGCCGCTCTCATCGCGGCCCTGGCCAACCTCATGCGCGGCCGCACGGTCATCATCATCGCCCACCGCCTGTCCACCATCCGCGACGCGGATCAGATCGTGGTGTTGGACCAGGGGCGGGTGGCCGAACAGGGCGTTCATGATGACCTGATCGCCCAGGACGGCGTGTACGCCCGTCTGTGGAGCAACTACGAACACGCCCAGGGCTG encodes:
- a CDS encoding ABC transporter ATP-binding protein; the protein is MNTSAQAHCASARPLGAATTVETPKRGIWALMRPIRPRIHLAMGLAALGATAGLGAVATLAVVLGKLLAPHPTPWVWAVLAIVLTVASFCLIMQAFTISHLAAFRLEVILRTDLADRLARAPLGYLLQAGSGAISKVLQDDVKSLHAFVADTTPMLGRSLASPAVTLLLLLIIDWRLALLALALLGVGAAAVSLAMRDHTELQRRYDGERERITNTVIEFVQAMPVVRTFDDGTSSFGRYQKALDGFRDVLAKWLEVSSTSAKTSIVILGPLPTLLALSIAGALLYGGGSLDFPHWAAILLLGAGMAESLTPLMWLNHFIRKANASALRIQEVQAAPILPVSQGRRLPRDASVAFEQVRFAYEGRTEDALENVSFQVPSGTVTALVGPSGAGKSTVAKLIPRFWDVRAGSVRVGDADVRDIHPEDLMRQVAFVFQDTFLFHDSIAANIRMGKPEATDAEVEQAARAAQAHDFISALPQGYATQAGDRGTRLSGGQRQRITIARAILQDCPVVVLDEATAFADPENEAALIAALANLMRGRTVIIIAHRLSTIRDADQIVVLDQGRVAEQGVHDDLIAQDGVYARLWSNYEHAQGWTLGRNTATGPDEEPA